TATCCCGGTGGTTCTCGGCGCCGTGTTCCTGATGGGGGTGCTGTTTACGATCATCTCCGCTACCGGGATCCGTAGCTGGATCCTGCGTAATCTGCCACAGGGGATTGCGCAAGGCACAGGAATTGGGATTGGCTTATTTTTATTGCTGATCGCTGCCAATGGTGTCGGCCTGGTGATTAAAAACCCGATCGATGGTTTACCCGTTGCACTGGGAGATTTTGTCAGTTTCCCGGCCATGATGTCACTGGCTGGATTAGCAGCGATTATCGGCCTTGAAAAAATGAAAGTGCCGGGCGGGATCCTGCTGACGATTATCGCCATTTCTGTTATTGGCCTGATTTTCGATCCAGGCGTCCATTTTTCCGGCATTTTTGCGTTACCTTCATTGAGTGACAATCAGGGCCACTCCTTGATTGGTAGCCTTAGCATTGCTGGTGCCCTGAATCCAGCGGTATTGCCTGCGGTGCTGGCGCTGGTGATGACGGCAACCTTTGATGCCACCGGAACCATTCGCGCGGTTGCAGGTCAGGCGAATTTGCTGGATAAAGACGGCCAAATCATCAATGGCGGTAAAGCGTTAACGACAGATTCGCTCAGTAGCATCTTCTCTGGTATTGTCGGTGCATCACCTGCGGCGGTGTATATCGAATCGGCTGCGGGGACAGCCGCAGGCGGTAAAACGGGCCTGACGGCGGTCACGGTGGGTGTGCTGTTTTTATTGATTTTATTCCTCTCTCCCCTCGCCGGACTGGTTCCTGCCTACGCCACCGCACCCGCATTGATGTATGTCGGTTTGTTGATGCTAAGTAATGTGGCAAAAATTGACTTTGCTGATTTCGTTGATGCGATGACTGGATTGATTACCGCAGTGCTGATTGTTCTGACCGGCAATATCGTTACCGGTATTATGATTGGCTTCGCGACCCTGGTCATTGGTCGCCTGGTGGCTGGCGAATGGCGTAAACTCAATCCAGGTACGGTGATTATTGCGGTAGCACTGGTTATCTTCTATGTCGGTGGCTGGGCAATTTAAGCTTTTTTGCAAAAATGGGCAGCTCCAGTCTGTCCATTTTATTTTTCATAAATACCGTGGTTTTTTTCGTGTGAAGTTGGGTAACATATAGCAGGAGAGCATGACGCCTCAAACACAAAATCAGAGCCTGACCCACCAGATGTTATTCACGCGCATACGATGAACATGGGCAGCACGGAAAACCCCAGTATACATGAAGTAGCTGAGGATTTCGGGCACTGACCACGAACAGAAGTAGCACGTGATAGCGTCCCTACAGGCCGACTCTAATAAACGCTGCAAACAAGGAACATATGGAAATATTCTTCACAATACTCATCATGACTCTCGTCGTCTCCCTCTCCGGGGTCGCGACCCGGGTACTGCCTTTTCAGGTGCCGCTCCCGCTGATGCAAATTGCCATTGGTGCGCTGCTCGCATGGCCGACCTTTGGTTTACATGTCGAGTTTGACCCGGAGCTGTTTCTGTTACTGTTTATTCCGCCACTGCTTTTCGCGGATGGCTGGAAAACACCTACCCGGGAATTTATTGAACACGGACGGGAAATATTTGGCCTCGCTCTCGCCCTGGTGCTGGTCACTGTCGTTGGTATCGGTTTCCTGATCTACCTGGCGGTTCCGGGTATCCCACTGATTCCGGCCTTCGCACTGGCTGCGGTGCTATCGCCAACCGATGCCGTCGCACTGTCAGGGATCGTCGGCGAGGGGCGTATCCCGAAAAAAATCATGGGGATTTTACAGGGTGAGGCATTGATGAATGATGCTTCTGGTCTGGTTTCCCTCAAGTTTGCCGTTGCTATGACGATGGGCACGATGGTGTTCACGGTGAGCGGCGTGACGATAGAGTTCCTGAAAGTCGCGATTGGCGGGATCCTTGCCGGGTTTATCGGCAGCTGGTTATATGGCCGTTCCATGCGTATTCTCAGCCGCTGGGGAGGCGATGAGCCTGCCACGCAAATTGTCCTGCTGTTCCTGCTCCCCTTCGCGTCCTATCTGGTTGCGGAACATATCGGCGTTTCCGGCATCCTGGCGGTGGCGGTAGCGGGAATGACGATTACCCGTTCTGGCTGTATGCGTACCGCGCCACTGGCGATGCGTTTGCGTGCCAACAGTACCTGGTCGATGCTGGAGTTTGTCTTTAACGGCATGGTCTTTTTGCTGCTAGGTTTACAATTGCCGAGCATTTTATCCGATTCACTGCTCAAGGCGCAGGAAGATCCTAACGTCGAAACCTGGGTACTGTTTAGCGATATCGTCATGATCTATATCGCTCTGATGGTGGTACGTTTTATCTGGCTGTGGACGATGCGTAAATTAAGTCAGCGTGTCATGAAGAAAAGACCGATGGAGTTTGGCTCCTGGTCTATCCGTGAGATGCTGATCGCCACTTTCGCCGGGGTACGTGGTGCCATCACACTCGCAGGTGTTTTATCAATTCCATTGTTATTAAAAAATGGTGATGACTTTCCGGCACGTTACGAGCTCATCTTCCTTGCCACGGGCGTGATTATATTTTCCCTGCTGGTTGGGGTGATTATCCTGCCGTTGCTGTTGCAGAATATCAAATCGGGTGATCATGTGCAGCAAGTCAATGAAGAGCGGCTGGCACGTGTAGCAACCGCCAATGTTGCGATTGTCGCTGTCCAGAAAATGGTGGAACGACTGACGACAAACAGTGAAGAGAATATTGATAATCAGTTACTTACTGAAGTCAGTTCTCAGGTCATCGGTACGTTGAGCCGTCGGATTGAAGGGCGTGACGATATCGAAACATCGATGGTTAAAGAACAACTTGAGCGTCGGTTTCTTCTGACCGCGTTACGTTCAGAACGGGGTGAGTTGTATCATCTGCGTGCGACCAGGCAAATCAGCAATGAAACATTGCAAAAATTGCTGTACGACCTTGATTTGATGGAAACACTATTAATAGAAAACCGCTAATTTCTTGCCCTTCCCCGATCAGTCTCTGCTGATCGGGGCGTCTGTGCAGAGTTCGAATTTTCTCATCATTTTTAATGGAAAAATGACATTGATCTCTATTTTTGTTAAAATTTTTTAACAAAAATATATCAATTCGCTGTTTTTTATAGAAACTATAACGCCTGATTAATTCCCAATTACTTGTCTGCTCAATCACTTTATGTTTAAAAAATAACCAAATAATTGTATCGCAATACAATAATCACCGTTGTTAATCAATAGAAATAAAATTTATAAAATTGATGTATAACAAATAGTTATTAAGTGAAATCTGGCAAATTTGATCTATTTACAGGAAAAAATAAAAGAAAGCACTTTTCCTTAAGACTTGCATAGTATGCTATGCCAATGATACTGATAATGATACCGGGCGTTTAAAAACCCC
The sequence above is drawn from the Enterobacteriaceae bacterium ESL0689 genome and encodes:
- a CDS encoding NCS2 family permease gives rise to the protein MTTPSVRTGGVLDTWFKISERGSSVRQEIIAGLTTFLAMVYSVIVVPGMLGKAGFPPAAVFVSTCLVASIGSLVMGMWANLPLAIGCAISLTAFTAFSLVLGQHIAIPVVLGAVFLMGVLFTIISATGIRSWILRNLPQGIAQGTGIGIGLFLLLIAANGVGLVIKNPIDGLPVALGDFVSFPAMMSLAGLAAIIGLEKMKVPGGILLTIIAISVIGLIFDPGVHFSGIFALPSLSDNQGHSLIGSLSIAGALNPAVLPAVLALVMTATFDATGTIRAVAGQANLLDKDGQIINGGKALTTDSLSSIFSGIVGASPAAVYIESAAGTAAGGKTGLTAVTVGVLFLLILFLSPLAGLVPAYATAPALMYVGLLMLSNVAKIDFADFVDAMTGLITAVLIVLTGNIVTGIMIGFATLVIGRLVAGEWRKLNPGTVIIAVALVIFYVGGWAI
- a CDS encoding Na+/H+ antiporter; amino-acid sequence: MEIFFTILIMTLVVSLSGVATRVLPFQVPLPLMQIAIGALLAWPTFGLHVEFDPELFLLLFIPPLLFADGWKTPTREFIEHGREIFGLALALVLVTVVGIGFLIYLAVPGIPLIPAFALAAVLSPTDAVALSGIVGEGRIPKKIMGILQGEALMNDASGLVSLKFAVAMTMGTMVFTVSGVTIEFLKVAIGGILAGFIGSWLYGRSMRILSRWGGDEPATQIVLLFLLPFASYLVAEHIGVSGILAVAVAGMTITRSGCMRTAPLAMRLRANSTWSMLEFVFNGMVFLLLGLQLPSILSDSLLKAQEDPNVETWVLFSDIVMIYIALMVVRFIWLWTMRKLSQRVMKKRPMEFGSWSIREMLIATFAGVRGAITLAGVLSIPLLLKNGDDFPARYELIFLATGVIIFSLLVGVIILPLLLQNIKSGDHVQQVNEERLARVATANVAIVAVQKMVERLTTNSEENIDNQLLTEVSSQVIGTLSRRIEGRDDIETSMVKEQLERRFLLTALRSERGELYHLRATRQISNETLQKLLYDLDLMETLLIENR